One genomic segment of Haloarcula sp. H-GB4 includes these proteins:
- a CDS encoding type IV secretory system conjugative DNA transfer family protein, translated as MSSSSSAPPGQRSGEVPNSLKYDNVVGFVWAGFMLLFPPMIVDSDKILPKRFWAWRYIYLGFGLISAAFFYDMLVQTPSVALLFPFAHVLAAISVGTLFADFTVPGLSLPMVSYSNTVILYAISIGIVFSGELLRRTSPEMLAMNQWDHDDGESVVPLEEVSHEHNEAEMPFTLDQDVSTAVVGETGSGKTSMMKLLAYQFPYYSDTAVVAHDTGEDFQAFYEDLGFEVQRIRHEDSDVVWNLFKDAYDESDFREVAGAIFGEADGHDPFHRPAKQTFVEMLMYLHLSAKKNNRRHALCHADIVSLLNEGHIALKKALDEFDRLDSGHIDPDKGKGAQNVYQTIKENVDPVFTGDFGDYGEFSLQEYIENPEGRVLIIDSNPTELETLGPMYQLLVDWSIRYAMNASNPTVHILDEIDALPALTQVTNLTARGRKHKGRALVGVQTIGQLKDTYSTISGIVGNCPQGVYFGPGDSESTDFILDELGESRQYDRSEMVSMSHQGRGENPRTQARDTYKEKDKTPITSGLLRDFQPGECVAVSRTTWVHGQSYELADVRDSLPAQGAESPSSSEPEPTEDDTDIENDSWFSFTRARLDDVLRGSVGETDGDESRDSGPDRDPEVEPTVDATDGLGDDDSSDPLDQTTANTAVTSPDTDRPDLSDEENEYDGGDHDQQSDDNTGGLFSDPDPDPSLGGAESAEQEGGDSPTESDAEGDSNETEERDETESKEEERDVSEFM; from the coding sequence GTGAGTTCGAGTTCCTCTGCACCACCAGGACAACGCTCCGGCGAAGTCCCGAATAGCCTCAAGTACGACAACGTCGTTGGGTTCGTCTGGGCCGGATTTATGCTGTTGTTCCCGCCGATGATCGTCGATAGCGACAAGATACTTCCGAAGCGGTTCTGGGCATGGCGCTACATCTACCTCGGGTTCGGACTCATTAGCGCGGCGTTCTTCTACGACATGCTTGTCCAGACGCCCAGCGTCGCACTGCTGTTCCCGTTCGCACACGTTCTGGCTGCCATCTCGGTCGGGACACTGTTTGCTGACTTCACTGTGCCCGGACTGTCGTTGCCGATGGTCTCGTACTCGAATACGGTGATCTTGTATGCTATCTCAATCGGTATCGTGTTCTCCGGGGAACTGCTCCGCCGGACCTCGCCGGAAATGCTCGCGATGAACCAGTGGGACCACGACGACGGGGAGTCCGTCGTCCCGCTGGAAGAGGTCTCTCACGAACACAACGAGGCTGAAATGCCGTTCACGCTCGATCAAGATGTCTCAACAGCTGTCGTGGGCGAGACTGGAAGCGGGAAGACGTCGATGATGAAGCTGCTGGCTTACCAGTTCCCGTACTACAGTGACACGGCGGTCGTCGCTCACGATACCGGCGAGGACTTCCAAGCATTCTACGAGGACTTGGGCTTTGAGGTTCAGCGCATCCGCCACGAGGATAGCGACGTGGTCTGGAATTTGTTCAAGGACGCCTACGACGAGTCAGACTTCCGTGAGGTCGCCGGCGCGATCTTCGGCGAAGCCGACGGTCACGACCCATTCCACCGGCCCGCCAAACAGACCTTCGTGGAGATGCTGATGTATCTGCATCTTAGCGCAAAAAAGAACAATCGCCGCCATGCGCTCTGTCACGCCGATATCGTCTCACTACTCAACGAGGGCCACATTGCCCTCAAGAAAGCTCTTGACGAGTTCGACCGACTGGATTCGGGTCATATCGACCCTGATAAAGGGAAAGGCGCACAGAACGTTTACCAGACGATCAAGGAGAATGTCGATCCCGTCTTCACCGGCGACTTCGGAGACTACGGGGAGTTCTCGCTGCAAGAGTACATCGAGAACCCGGAAGGCCGAGTCCTCATTATCGACTCGAATCCAACGGAACTGGAAACGCTCGGGCCAATGTACCAACTGCTCGTAGACTGGTCGATCCGCTACGCGATGAACGCCTCGAATCCGACGGTCCATATCCTCGACGAGATTGACGCGCTGCCGGCGCTCACGCAGGTAACGAACCTCACGGCCCGAGGCCGGAAACACAAGGGTCGGGCACTGGTCGGCGTGCAGACAATCGGCCAGCTCAAAGACACATACAGCACGATCTCTGGGATTGTCGGCAACTGCCCGCAAGGAGTCTACTTCGGTCCGGGTGACAGCGAGTCGACGGACTTCATCCTCGACGAACTCGGCGAAAGCCGTCAGTATGATCGCTCCGAGATGGTGTCGATGAGTCATCAGGGGCGCGGCGAGAACCCACGAACGCAGGCTCGGGACACGTACAAAGAGAAGGACAAAACGCCGATCACCTCCGGCCTGCTCCGAGACTTCCAGCCCGGTGAGTGCGTTGCCGTCTCTCGGACGACGTGGGTTCATGGGCAGTCCTACGAACTGGCGGACGTTCGCGATAGCCTCCCGGCGCAGGGCGCGGAGTCGCCGAGCAGTTCGGAACCAGAGCCAACGGAAGATGACACCGACATAGAGAACGACAGTTGGTTCTCGTTTACTCGGGCTCGACTTGACGATGTACTCCGTGGGTCAGTTGGTGAGACCGACGGCGATGAGTCCAGAGATAGTGGCCCGGATCGTGACCCTGAAGTCGAGCCGACCGTCGACGCGACAGACGGGTTGGGCGACGACGATTCCAGTGACCCACTCGACCAGACAACAGCAAACACTGCCGTCACATCTCCGGACACAGACCGCCCAGACCTATCAGATGAAGAAAATGAGTACGACGGTGGCGATCACGACCAGCAGTCCGACGACAACACCGGGGGACTCTTCTCTGATCCGGACCCAGATCCCAGCTTAGGTGGGGCGGAATCTGCCGAGCAGGAAGGCGGTGACTCACCCACTGAATCAGATGCAGAGGGAGACTCAAACGAGACTGAAGAGCGGGACGAAACTGAGTCAAAAGAGGAGGAGCGCGACGTATCTGAGTTCATGTAA
- a CDS encoding relaxase, translating to MMLKTDYQEGGAGNLVDYIQRDREQDAGVTVDLRNPAGRELSDSEVNRFVDKSREFGFQRHVIVSPDPTGQYSPEEVRDNTRELVNSGLAQQPTTDCVYGVHRDTEFPHAHIAATGERAELEMGREDIRQMREQAATAFEEPARTRDPTAAARDSPEDIGRVVDEEAREQYHEAELALNPEAEKALKRATEKSQQKDAGQPTAEKATDERQTETLSERAGERAEEQAATEREPEVDLEREQEPERKRGWWQ from the coding sequence ATGATGCTGAAAACAGATTATCAGGAGGGTGGTGCAGGGAACCTCGTCGATTACATTCAGCGTGATCGCGAACAGGACGCCGGCGTGACAGTTGACCTCCGAAACCCAGCCGGGCGAGAACTGTCTGACTCAGAGGTGAATCGGTTTGTCGACAAGAGCCGCGAGTTCGGATTCCAGCGGCATGTAATCGTCTCGCCAGATCCCACAGGACAATATTCGCCAGAGGAAGTCCGTGATAACACTCGGGAACTGGTGAATAGCGGGCTGGCTCAACAACCGACAACCGACTGCGTGTATGGTGTTCACCGAGACACAGAGTTTCCCCATGCACATATCGCGGCGACTGGCGAGCGTGCGGAATTAGAAATGGGTCGGGAAGATATCCGACAGATGCGCGAACAAGCAGCGACTGCGTTTGAAGAACCCGCTCGAACACGCGACCCAACGGCTGCCGCCCGTGATTCTCCCGAGGACATTGGCCGGGTCGTGGATGAAGAAGCACGGGAGCAGTACCACGAGGCAGAACTAGCGCTGAACCCCGAAGCGGAAAAAGCGCTCAAACGGGCGACTGAGAAGAGTCAGCAGAAAGACGCCGGACAGCCCACGGCTGAGAAAGCGACCGATGAGCGCCAAACTGAGACACTCTCAGAACGTGCTGGGGAGAGGGCCGAAGAACAGGCGGCAACTGAACGCGAACCCGAAGTTGATCTTGAACGCGAGCAGGAACCCGAACGTAAGCGTGGGTGGTGGCAGTGA
- a CDS encoding VirB4 family type IV secretion system protein yields MADSQDEYNTNIIHESLGDSTNFWGDYTLGELILFLIPPFGFLVAMGMPFVPAALFFPTLALTAIVEVFLYILHKVRPDHYRLTEWLRVKLFWLVKKRQYTHGQGNQDTRQVTRLERVMPHGIERVDGAYVGAVEVEPANMSLQDDEKWEKAVKSLTRLSESLTGRAKLHVTTAEVDNESHIQAHVDRLDDPDAESHSIFRGVLMEFVNRYTDDSGNVETETELQRKYYIIVWVTDDDIHDLQMNSDSIADYLTGIPVIGRLFTRFDSDTLTDAEREEFKAKKLHDRLETVDRAVNNMFRCRSRSVSPHELAHLTEDYWACETRSEREYEEAASVSPVTYSARELIKHGEGAAAHDAAEGMETDDVGGTDYEVDETDFVSQLHRPGENHRSLVAPTDIEWEADHALIDQETYTRCFWIETYPEHPTSGMLEQLLLDTELAVDVSIHIDPYDADTAVSVMKEWISSLKMLQNDKGELEAEDIEQEVNQAKYIRQMVRRNHTSLFRVGAFIRLTAKTEEELRKQTNRLETLLRDSPSNCGVKRTTRRQEAGLVTVSPIGANELGRNRLSSMTGEALGALFPFSSNYLRMEDGIEYGLHGHNDSSLLIDPWELETGHSELVTGMPGGGKTHGTQARAMRMLKKRSDVKQIYIDPVGDMHGSAKMLDAKTITISGETPLNPCEMHPTPPHVLEQSPDMQPVSAKKDEVYGVIENFLQSRDVDLEMHSGLITFLIDKIFSESDIDPADPSTHTPENSPDLSDFLEVVDRLQEEPGMFPGATTESSQQKIQQYANELSIALHPFRPGSTFGNLSKESDLRLIDDSSKAVYLDLQQVEGSGSGLGKQSFIMQLLLSTLYQQAKNMQQKVEIIIDEAHYLFNDDANLESLNQIARHQRHAGLRLVMLSQTLSEFEDKGAAEEIAGMCPIKVHHREPELGDETAKSAGLTSEQQSYIQHAEAGKESLGDGQGYSQALVRVDEHGDYPLTIKTSWEEKQIIDLDADAEDALDVVAHEVDSRAADFEEFVHSKAVEQELTNHGLSPEKAEHVLNGLSEEELVDVVSVALDQTQPDAVVADGGIEAGTDLEFGTTE; encoded by the coding sequence AAGTCCGCCCGGACCACTATCGCCTGACAGAGTGGCTGCGAGTCAAACTGTTCTGGCTCGTCAAAAAGCGACAGTACACTCACGGCCAAGGGAATCAGGACACTCGGCAGGTCACGCGACTAGAGCGGGTCATGCCCCACGGCATTGAGCGCGTCGACGGAGCGTACGTCGGCGCGGTTGAGGTCGAGCCCGCCAATATGTCGTTGCAGGACGACGAGAAATGGGAGAAAGCCGTCAAGTCACTCACACGCCTGTCTGAATCGCTGACTGGCCGTGCGAAACTCCACGTCACGACGGCCGAGGTCGATAACGAGTCCCATATCCAGGCACACGTCGACCGACTCGACGACCCCGACGCGGAGAGCCATTCGATCTTCCGGGGAGTCCTCATGGAGTTCGTCAACCGCTACACCGACGACAGCGGCAACGTTGAGACTGAGACTGAACTCCAGCGCAAGTACTACATCATCGTCTGGGTGACCGACGATGATATCCACGACCTCCAGATGAACAGCGACTCCATCGCGGATTATTTGACTGGGATACCGGTCATTGGTCGGCTGTTCACTCGATTCGACAGTGACACGCTCACTGACGCCGAGCGAGAGGAGTTCAAGGCCAAGAAACTCCACGACCGGCTCGAAACCGTCGACAGAGCAGTCAACAATATGTTCCGGTGTCGCAGCCGGTCGGTCAGCCCCCACGAACTGGCCCACTTGACCGAGGACTACTGGGCCTGCGAAACCCGGTCGGAACGCGAGTACGAAGAGGCGGCCTCCGTCTCCCCGGTGACATACTCCGCGCGGGAACTCATCAAGCACGGCGAGGGTGCCGCAGCCCACGACGCCGCGGAGGGCATGGAGACCGATGACGTCGGTGGGACCGACTACGAGGTCGACGAGACTGACTTCGTCTCCCAGTTGCATAGACCGGGAGAGAACCACCGGTCACTGGTCGCCCCAACAGATATCGAGTGGGAAGCCGACCATGCTCTGATCGACCAAGAGACGTACACACGGTGCTTCTGGATCGAGACGTATCCGGAGCATCCGACGAGTGGGATGCTGGAACAACTGCTGCTGGATACGGAGCTTGCCGTCGATGTCTCAATCCATATCGACCCATACGACGCTGATACAGCAGTGTCGGTGATGAAGGAGTGGATCTCCTCGCTGAAGATGCTGCAAAACGACAAGGGGGAGCTGGAAGCGGAAGACATCGAGCAGGAGGTCAATCAGGCGAAGTACATCCGGCAGATGGTCCGGCGGAACCACACGTCGCTGTTCCGTGTCGGCGCGTTCATCCGGTTGACTGCCAAGACTGAAGAGGAACTCCGAAAGCAAACGAACCGGCTCGAAACGCTACTGCGGGACTCCCCGTCGAACTGTGGGGTTAAGCGAACGACCCGCCGGCAGGAAGCCGGACTGGTGACAGTCTCGCCGATCGGGGCCAACGAACTCGGGCGGAACCGGCTCTCGTCGATGACTGGGGAAGCCCTTGGAGCGCTGTTCCCGTTCTCGTCGAACTACCTGCGGATGGAGGACGGCATCGAGTACGGGCTGCACGGACACAACGACTCCTCGTTGTTGATCGACCCGTGGGAACTGGAAACCGGCCACTCAGAGCTAGTGACTGGAATGCCCGGCGGCGGAAAGACACACGGCACGCAGGCTCGGGCGATGCGGATGCTGAAAAAGCGGTCGGATGTCAAGCAGATCTACATCGACCCGGTCGGGGATATGCACGGCAGCGCGAAGATGCTGGACGCAAAGACCATCACGATCAGCGGCGAGACGCCGCTGAACCCGTGCGAGATGCATCCGACGCCGCCTCATGTCCTTGAACAGTCCCCGGATATGCAGCCCGTCTCAGCGAAGAAAGACGAAGTGTACGGGGTTATCGAGAACTTCCTGCAGTCGCGGGATGTCGATCTGGAGATGCACAGCGGCCTGATCACGTTCCTGATCGACAAGATATTCTCGGAGTCCGATATCGACCCAGCGGACCCGTCGACGCACACGCCGGAGAACTCGCCGGATCTGAGTGACTTCCTAGAAGTCGTTGACCGCCTCCAGGAAGAGCCTGGAATGTTCCCTGGAGCGACGACGGAGTCCTCCCAGCAGAAAATCCAGCAGTACGCAAACGAACTCTCGATTGCGCTGCATCCGTTCCGGCCGGGAAGTACGTTCGGCAATCTCTCGAAAGAGTCGGACCTGCGGCTGATCGACGACAGCAGCAAGGCCGTCTATCTGGACCTCCAGCAAGTCGAAGGCTCGGGCAGTGGCCTCGGCAAACAGTCGTTCATCATGCAGTTGCTGCTGTCGACGCTGTACCAGCAGGCGAAAAATATGCAGCAGAAGGTCGAGATCATCATCGATGAGGCCCATTACCTGTTCAACGACGACGCGAATCTGGAGTCGCTGAACCAGATTGCTCGGCACCAGCGCCACGCCGGGCTGCGGCTGGTGATGCTGTCCCAGACGCTCTCCGAGTTTGAGGACAAGGGTGCAGCCGAGGAAATCGCGGGAATGTGCCCGATCAAGGTCCATCACCGCGAGCCAGAGCTAGGTGATGAGACAGCGAAAAGCGCTGGACTGACGAGCGAACAGCAGTCCTACATCCAGCACGCGGAAGCCGGGAAAGAGTCACTAGGCGACGGTCAGGGCTACTCACAAGCGCTGGTTCGCGTCGACGAACATGGTGACTACCCACTGACGATCAAGACCTCGTGGGAAGAGAAGCAGATTATTGACCTCGACGCTGACGCGGAAGATGCGCTCGACGTTGTTGCTCACGAGGTTGACTCTCGCGCTGCTGACTTCGAAGAGTTCGTCCATTCCAAAGCGGTCGAGCAAGAGCTAACGAATCACGGATTATCGCCTGAGAAGGCTGAACACGTCCTCAACGGACTCAGCGAAGAGGAGTTGGTGGACGTGGTGTCTGTAGCACTTGACCAGACACAGCCGGATGCAGTTGTCGCTGATGGTGGTATCGAGGCAGGGACTGATCTCGAGTTCGGCACTACGGAGTGA